The Pseudomonas eucalypticola genome has a window encoding:
- a CDS encoding sensor domain-containing protein — MPKSASRFPRLPRIHAADPQESEQTWESAPQLLAALNGAHLGAWFWDIETGQVSWSRGTQALFGFDPHQPLPNDVDYLDLLPEEDRNRTVQAFQAVLRGEPVEQAMRHRIRWPDGSLHWLEINGSLVTGKEGRARMVGVIREITRQRDRETALINSEKRFATLFHLSPNVVLLTRRHDGLIHEVNQHFEKILGWSAAQIINKTTVELGLWADPEQRRRLLEVTRHTFEPVNMEVQLCASSGQIHDGILCTQNIELDNVSYLLSTFIDTSDSKRAAQALKDSQERLDLALDSAQLGTWDWHIPSGMLYGSARAAQLHGLPAEPFHESFEAFFEGVPDDERNSMRQAYRSLREGPAGNYQITYRIALENGGSRYLESRARLYRDDHGQPLRMAGTLLDITEQVEREQRLASSEEKFASLFQASTDPICVTLQDSGQFIEINPSFTQTFGWTAAEVMSAGPDELGFWVDSAERLLRIEQVIRERALNNVAVQVMHKNGQLLTCLISSRLISVDNQPCVVTTLRDITQQQRAEAALKSSEEKFAKAFHSSPDAITITERDSGRYLEVNDGFCRLTGYSADEVLGRSVDDIGFWADPRQQALLLGEVEDHGRVRHRELIGRNKQGEALTLEVSIEPITLNETRCLLLNARDVSQLKNAQAQIRHLAYHDPLTNLPNRALLMDRLSQQIALLKRHNLRGALLFLDLDHFKHINDSLGHPVGDTVLKIITARLEASVRLEDTVARLGGDEFVVLLTGLEGNRADVTAQVRELADTLRELLAEPMSLDGQRLQVTPSIGVALIPDHGSTPADLLKRADIALYRAKDSGRNTTQLFHNSMQKAASERLQMENDLRMALARGELSLHLQPQVDARDDRIVGAEVLLRWHHPLLGQQSPAQFIRVLEESGLILEVGSWILDEACRICAQLLQEGLIDPTEFALCVNISPRQFRQNDFVQRVERSLNQHHLPCSLLTLEITEGIVIQNLEDTISKMRSLKKLGVSFAMDDFGTGYSSLTYLKRLPVDALKIDQSFVRDAPQDPNDAEIVRAIVAMARSLELSVIAEGVELSEQLEFLERLGCHLYQGYLHSRPLPVAEFRQMLIDEQHG, encoded by the coding sequence ATGCCCAAGTCAGCATCACGCTTTCCGCGCTTGCCGCGTATCCATGCGGCCGACCCCCAGGAATCCGAGCAGACCTGGGAAAGCGCCCCGCAATTGCTGGCCGCCCTCAACGGCGCGCACCTGGGCGCCTGGTTCTGGGACATTGAAACCGGCCAGGTAAGCTGGTCACGCGGGACCCAGGCGCTGTTCGGCTTCGACCCGCACCAGCCGCTGCCCAACGACGTGGACTACCTGGACTTGCTGCCCGAGGAAGACCGCAACCGCACGGTGCAGGCCTTTCAGGCCGTGTTGCGCGGCGAACCGGTGGAGCAGGCCATGCGCCACCGTATCCGCTGGCCGGACGGCAGCCTGCATTGGCTGGAGATCAACGGCAGCCTGGTGACCGGCAAGGAAGGCCGCGCGCGCATGGTCGGGGTCATCCGTGAGATCACCCGCCAGCGCGACCGCGAAACCGCTTTGATCAACTCGGAAAAACGCTTCGCCACCCTGTTCCACCTCAGCCCCAACGTGGTGCTGCTGACACGGCGCCACGACGGCCTGATCCATGAGGTGAACCAGCATTTCGAGAAGATCCTGGGGTGGTCGGCCGCCCAGATCATCAACAAGACCACCGTGGAACTGGGGTTGTGGGCCGACCCCGAACAGCGCCGGCGGCTATTGGAAGTTACCCGCCACACCTTCGAACCCGTGAACATGGAGGTGCAGTTGTGCGCCAGCTCCGGGCAGATACACGACGGCATCCTGTGCACCCAGAACATCGAGCTGGACAACGTCAGCTATTTGCTCAGCACCTTCATCGACACCAGTGACAGCAAACGCGCCGCACAGGCCCTCAAGGATAGCCAGGAACGCCTGGACCTGGCCCTCGATTCCGCCCAACTGGGCACCTGGGACTGGCACATTCCCAGCGGCATGCTCTATGGCTCGGCCCGGGCCGCGCAACTGCATGGCCTGCCCGCGGAGCCTTTTCATGAATCCTTCGAAGCGTTTTTCGAGGGGGTACCGGACGATGAACGCAACAGCATGCGCCAGGCCTACCGCAGCCTGCGCGAGGGCCCGGCGGGCAATTACCAGATCACTTACCGCATCGCCCTGGAAAACGGTGGCTCGCGCTACCTGGAAAGCCGCGCCCGCCTGTACCGCGACGACCACGGCCAACCCCTGCGCATGGCGGGCACCTTGCTGGACATCACCGAACAGGTGGAACGCGAACAGCGCCTGGCCAGTTCCGAAGAGAAATTCGCCAGCCTGTTCCAGGCCAGCACCGACCCTATCTGCGTGACCCTGCAGGACAGCGGCCAGTTCATCGAGATCAACCCCAGCTTTACCCAGACCTTCGGCTGGACCGCCGCCGAAGTCATGAGCGCGGGGCCAGACGAACTGGGCTTCTGGGTGGACAGTGCCGAACGCTTGCTGCGCATCGAGCAAGTCATACGCGAGCGGGCGCTGAACAATGTCGCCGTGCAAGTCATGCACAAGAACGGGCAATTGCTGACCTGCCTGATTTCCAGCCGGCTGATCAGTGTCGACAACCAGCCCTGCGTGGTCACCACCCTGCGCGATATCACCCAGCAGCAACGGGCGGAAGCAGCGCTCAAAAGCAGCGAAGAGAAATTCGCCAAGGCCTTCCACTCAAGCCCGGACGCCATCACCATCACCGAGCGCGACAGTGGTCGCTACCTCGAGGTCAACGACGGTTTCTGCCGGTTGACCGGCTACAGCGCCGACGAAGTGCTGGGGCGCAGCGTCGACGATATCGGCTTCTGGGCCGACCCGCGCCAGCAGGCCCTGCTGCTGGGCGAAGTGGAAGACCATGGCCGGGTGCGCCACCGTGAGTTGATCGGGCGCAACAAACAGGGTGAAGCCTTGACCCTGGAGGTTTCCATCGAGCCCATCACCCTCAACGAGACCCGGTGCCTGCTGCTCAACGCCCGGGATGTCAGCCAGCTCAAGAACGCCCAGGCGCAGATCCGCCACCTGGCCTACCACGACCCGTTGACCAACCTCCCCAACCGCGCCCTGCTCATGGACCGCCTGAGCCAGCAGATTGCCCTGCTCAAGCGCCACAACCTGCGTGGCGCCCTGCTGTTTCTGGACCTGGACCATTTCAAGCACATCAACGATTCCCTCGGCCACCCGGTTGGCGACACGGTGCTGAAGATCATCACCGCGCGCCTGGAAGCCAGCGTGCGCCTGGAAGACACCGTGGCGCGCCTGGGCGGCGACGAATTCGTGGTGTTGCTCACCGGCCTGGAGGGCAACCGTGCCGACGTTACTGCCCAGGTGCGTGAACTGGCCGACACCCTGCGCGAATTGCTCGCCGAACCCATGTCCCTGGACGGCCAGCGCCTGCAGGTCACCCCCAGCATCGGCGTGGCGCTGATTCCCGACCACGGGAGCACGCCCGCCGACCTGCTCAAGCGCGCCGATATCGCCCTCTATCGCGCCAAGGATTCGGGCCGCAACACCACGCAGTTGTTCCATAACAGCATGCAGAAGGCCGCCAGCGAGCGGCTGCAGATGGAGAACGACCTGCGCATGGCCCTGGCCCGGGGTGAGCTGAGCCTGCACTTGCAGCCCCAGGTGGACGCCCGTGACGACCGCATCGTCGGCGCTGAAGTGTTGCTGCGCTGGCATCATCCGCTGCTGGGCCAGCAATCACCGGCCCAGTTCATCCGGGTACTGGAAGAAAGCGGCCTGATCCTGGAGGTGGGCAGCTGGATCCTCGACGAGGCCTGCCGTATCTGCGCGCAGCTGCTGCAGGAGGGCTTGATCGACCCCACCGAATTCGCCCTGTGCGTGAACATCAGCCCCCGCCAATTCCGCCAGAACGACTTCGTCCAGCGGGTGGAGCGCAGCCTCAACCAGCACCACCTGCCCTGCTCGCTGCTGACCCTGGAAATTACCGAAGGCATCGTCATCCAGAACCTGGAAGACACCATCAGCAAGATGCGCAGCCTGAAGAAACTGGGGGTCAGCTTCGCCATGGA
- a CDS encoding LysR family transcriptional regulator yields the protein MDLANLNAFLAIAETGSFSGAGERLHLTQPAISKRIAGLEQQLNVRLFDRLGREVSLTEAGRALLPRAYQILNVLDDTRRALTNLTGEVSGRLTLATSHHIGLHRLPPVLRAFTRQYPAVALDIQFLDSEVAYEEILHGRAELAVITLAPEPHHLVRAAPVWDDPLDFVVAPEHPLALNGAVTLADIAHHPAVFPGGNTFTHHIVQRLFEARGLTANIAMSTNYMETIKMMVSIGLAWSVLPRTMLDDQVRSIPLAGIQLSRQLGYIVHTERTLSNAARAFMALLDAQGSTFGG from the coding sequence ATGGACCTGGCCAACCTCAACGCTTTCCTCGCCATCGCCGAAACAGGCAGCTTTTCCGGGGCCGGCGAACGCTTGCACCTGACCCAGCCGGCGATCAGCAAACGCATCGCCGGGCTTGAACAACAACTCAATGTACGCCTGTTCGACCGCCTGGGGCGTGAAGTCAGCCTGACGGAGGCCGGCCGCGCCCTGCTGCCACGCGCCTACCAGATTCTCAATGTGCTGGACGATACCCGCCGCGCACTGACCAACCTTACCGGCGAGGTCAGCGGCCGCCTGACACTGGCCACCAGCCACCACATCGGCCTGCACCGCCTGCCTCCGGTGCTGCGCGCGTTCACCCGCCAGTACCCGGCGGTGGCGCTGGACATCCAGTTCCTGGATTCGGAAGTGGCCTACGAAGAAATCCTCCATGGCCGTGCCGAGCTGGCGGTCATCACCCTGGCGCCGGAACCCCACCACCTGGTGCGCGCCGCGCCGGTGTGGGACGACCCGCTGGACTTCGTGGTGGCCCCCGAGCACCCGCTGGCCCTCAACGGCGCGGTGACCCTGGCGGACATCGCCCACCACCCGGCAGTGTTTCCCGGCGGCAACACCTTTACCCACCATATCGTCCAGCGGCTGTTCGAGGCCCGGGGCCTGACGGCCAACATCGCCATGAGCACCAACTACATGGAAACCATCAAGATGATGGTGTCCATCGGCCTGGCCTGGAGCGTGCTGCCACGCACCATGCTCGACGACCAGGTACGCAGTATTCCATTGGCGGGCATACAGCTCAGTCGCCAGCTAGGCTACATCGTGCACACCGAAAGAACGCTGTCCAACGCCGCCCGGGCCTTCATGGCGCTGCTCGATGCCCAGGGCAGCACGTTCGGCGGCTAG
- the leuC gene encoding 3-isopropylmalate dehydratase large subunit, with amino-acid sequence MAGKTLYDKLWDSHLVKQRDDGSALIYIDRHIIHEVTSPQAFEGLRLAGRKPWRIDANIATPDHNVPTTPERKGGIDAIVDQVSRLQVQTLDDNCDEYGITEFKMNDVRQGIVHVISPEQGATLPGMTVVCGDSHTSTHGAFGALAHGIGTSEVEHVLATQCLVAKKMKNMLVRVEGKLPFGVTAKDIVLAVIGKIGTAGGNGHAMEFAGSAIRDLSVEGRMTICNMSIEAGARVGLVAADEKTIAYVEGRPFAPKGENWAKAVEAWKDLVSDADAVFDTVVELDAAQIKPQVSWGTSPEMVLAVDQNVPDPAQEADLVKRGSIERALKYMGLSANQAITDIQLDRVFIGSCTNSRIEDLRSAAEIAKGRKVAATIKQAIVVPGSGLVKEQAEKEGLDKIFIEAGFEWREPGCSMCLAMNPDRLESGEHCASTSNRNFEGRQGAGGRTHLVSPAMAAAAAVTGRFIDVRELIQGSAA; translated from the coding sequence ATGGCCGGCAAAACGCTCTACGACAAGCTCTGGGACTCGCATTTGGTCAAGCAGCGCGACGACGGTTCGGCGCTGATCTACATTGATCGTCACATCATCCATGAAGTGACCTCGCCCCAGGCTTTCGAAGGCCTGCGCCTGGCCGGTCGCAAGCCATGGCGCATCGACGCCAACATTGCCACCCCGGACCACAACGTACCGACCACGCCAGAGCGCAAGGGCGGCATCGACGCTATCGTCGACCAGGTGTCGCGCCTGCAGGTGCAGACCCTGGACGACAACTGCGACGAGTACGGCATCACCGAGTTCAAGATGAACGACGTGCGCCAGGGCATCGTTCACGTCATCAGCCCGGAGCAGGGCGCCACCTTGCCGGGCATGACCGTGGTCTGCGGTGACTCGCACACCTCCACCCACGGTGCGTTCGGGGCCCTGGCCCACGGTATCGGCACCTCGGAAGTGGAACACGTGCTGGCCACCCAGTGCCTGGTGGCCAAAAAGATGAAGAACATGCTGGTGCGTGTCGAGGGCAAGCTGCCATTCGGCGTCACCGCCAAGGACATCGTGCTGGCCGTGATCGGCAAGATCGGTACCGCCGGCGGCAATGGCCACGCCATGGAATTCGCCGGCAGCGCTATCCGCGACCTGTCGGTGGAAGGCCGCATGACCATCTGCAACATGTCCATCGAGGCGGGCGCCCGCGTGGGCCTGGTGGCGGCGGACGAGAAGACCATCGCCTATGTCGAAGGCCGCCCGTTCGCGCCAAAAGGCGAGAACTGGGCCAAGGCGGTTGAAGCCTGGAAAGACCTGGTTTCCGACGCCGACGCCGTGTTCGATACCGTGGTGGAACTGGATGCCGCGCAGATCAAGCCGCAAGTGAGCTGGGGCACCTCGCCGGAAATGGTATTGGCCGTAGACCAGAACGTGCCGGACCCGGCCCAGGAAGCCGACCTGGTCAAGCGTGGCTCCATCGAGCGCGCCTTGAAGTACATGGGCCTGAGCGCCAACCAGGCGATCACCGATATCCAGCTGGACCGCGTGTTCATCGGCTCGTGCACCAACTCGCGCATCGAAGACCTGCGTTCGGCCGCCGAAATCGCCAAGGGCCGCAAGGTGGCCGCGACCATCAAGCAGGCCATCGTGGTGCCAGGCTCGGGCCTGGTCAAAGAGCAGGCCGAGAAGGAAGGCCTGGACAAGATCTTCATCGAAGCAGGCTTCGAATGGCGTGAACCGGGCTGCTCCATGTGCCTGGCCATGAACCCCGACCGCCTGGAGTCGGGCGAGCATTGCGCGTCCACCTCCAACCGCAACTTCGAAGGGCGTCAGGGCGCCGGCGGCCGTACCCACCTGGTCAGCCCGGCCATGGCCGCCGCCGCCGCGGTGACCGGCCGTTTCATCGATGTCCGTGAATTGATCCAAGGGAGCGCAGCATGA
- the leuD gene encoding 3-isopropylmalate dehydratase small subunit — translation MKAFTQHTGLVAPLDRANVDTDQIIPKQFLKSIKRTGFGPNLFDEWRYLDVGQPYQDNSKRPLNKDFVLNHDRYQGASVLLARENFGCGSSREHAPWALEEYGFRTIIAPSYADIFFNNSFKNGLLPIILDDAEVDELFKQVEANPGYQLTIDLQAQTVTRADGKVLSFEIDEFRKHCLLNGLDDIGLTLQDGDAIAAFESKHRASQPWLFRG, via the coding sequence ATGAAAGCCTTTACCCAGCACACCGGCCTCGTCGCGCCATTGGACCGTGCCAACGTCGACACCGACCAGATCATTCCCAAGCAATTCCTGAAGTCGATCAAGCGCACCGGTTTCGGCCCCAACCTGTTCGACGAGTGGCGCTACCTGGACGTCGGCCAGCCGTACCAGGACAACTCCAAGCGCCCGCTGAATAAAGACTTCGTGCTCAACCACGACCGTTACCAGGGCGCCAGCGTGCTGCTGGCCCGGGAGAACTTCGGCTGCGGCTCCAGCCGCGAGCACGCACCATGGGCACTGGAAGAATACGGCTTCCGTACCATCATCGCGCCCAGCTACGCCGACATCTTCTTCAACAACAGCTTCAAGAACGGCCTGTTGCCGATCATCCTCGACGATGCCGAAGTGGATGAGCTGTTCAAGCAAGTGGAAGCCAACCCTGGCTACCAGTTGACCATCGACCTGCAAGCCCAGACCGTCACCCGCGCCGACGGCAAGGTGCTGAGCTTCGAGATCGACGAATTCCGCAAGCACTGCCTGCTCAACGGCCTGGACGACATCGGCCTGACCCTGCAGGATGGCGACGCCATCGCGGCGTTCGAGAGCAAGCACCGCGCCAGCCAGCCCTGGTTGTTCCGCGGCTGA
- the leuB gene encoding 3-isopropylmalate dehydrogenase: MSKQILILPGDGIGPEIMTEAVKVLNLANDKFSLGFELQHDVIGGAAIDKHGVPLADETLELARKADAVLLGAVGGPKWDKIERDIRPERGLLKIRAQLGLFGNLRPAILYPQLADASSLKPEIVAGLDILIVRELTGGIYFGAPRGSRELENGERQAYDTLPYSESEIRRIARVGFDMARVRGKKLCSVDKANVLASSQLWREVVEEVAKDYPDIELSHMYVDNAAMQLVRAPKQFDVIVTDNMFGDILSDEASMLTGSIGMLPSASLDANNKGMYEPCHGSAPDIAGQGIANPLATILSVSMMLRYSFNQQAAADAIEKAVSLVLDQGLRTGDIWSQGCARVGTQEMGDAVVAALRNL, from the coding sequence ATGAGCAAGCAGATTCTGATTCTCCCAGGCGACGGTATTGGCCCAGAAATCATGACCGAGGCGGTCAAGGTCCTGAACCTGGCCAACGACAAGTTCAGCCTGGGCTTCGAACTGCAGCACGACGTGATCGGTGGCGCCGCCATCGACAAGCACGGCGTGCCCCTGGCCGACGAGACGCTGGAACTGGCGCGCAAGGCCGATGCCGTGCTGCTGGGTGCAGTGGGTGGCCCGAAATGGGACAAGATCGAGCGCGACATTCGCCCGGAGCGCGGCCTGCTGAAGATTCGCGCGCAACTGGGCCTGTTCGGCAACCTGCGCCCGGCCATTCTGTACCCGCAACTGGCCGACGCTTCCAGCCTGAAGCCGGAAATCGTCGCGGGCCTGGACATCCTCATCGTCCGCGAGCTGACCGGCGGTATCTACTTCGGCGCCCCGCGTGGCAGCCGCGAGCTGGAGAATGGCGAGCGCCAGGCGTATGACACCCTGCCGTACAGCGAGAGTGAAATTCGCCGCATTGCCCGCGTCGGTTTCGACATGGCCCGTGTGCGCGGCAAGAAGCTGTGCTCCGTGGACAAAGCCAACGTGCTGGCTTCCAGCCAACTGTGGCGCGAAGTGGTCGAGGAAGTGGCCAAGGACTACCCGGACATCGAGCTGAGCCACATGTACGTGGACAACGCCGCCATGCAACTGGTGCGCGCGCCCAAGCAGTTCGACGTGATCGTCACTGACAACATGTTCGGTGACATCCTGTCGGACGAGGCTTCCATGCTCACCGGCTCCATCGGCATGCTGCCGTCGGCATCGCTGGATGCCAACAACAAGGGCATGTACGAGCCTTGCCACGGTTCGGCCCCGGACATCGCCGGACAGGGCATCGCCAACCCGCTGGCGACCATCCTGTCGGTTTCCATGATGCTGCGTTACAGCTTCAACCAGCAGGCCGCCGCCGACGCCATCGAGAAGGCCGTCAGCCTGGTTCTGGACCAGGGCCTGCGCACCGGCGACATCTGGTCGCAGGGTTGTGCACGCGTTGGCACGCAGGAAATGGGCGATGCAGTAGTCGCCGCGCTGCGGAATCTGTAA
- the asd gene encoding aspartate-semialdehyde dehydrogenase, translating to MKRVGLIGWRGMVGSVLMQRMLEEQDFDLIEPVFFTTSNVGGQGPAVGKDIAPLKDAYSIEELKTLDVILTCQGGDYTSEVFPKLREAGWQGYWIDAASSLRMQDDAVIVLDPVNRKVIDQQLDAGTKNYIGGNCTVSLMLMGLGGLFEAGLVEWMSAMTYQAASGAGAQNMRELIKQMGATHAAVADDLANPASAILDIDRKVAEAMRSEAYPTENFGVPLAGSLIPWIDKELPNGQSREEWKAQAETNKILGRFKSPIPVDGICVRIGAMRCHSQALTIKLNKDVPLADIEGLISQHNPWVKLVPNQREISMQELSPTKVTGTLNIPVGRLRKLNMGSQYLGAFTVGDQLLWGAAEPLRRMLRILLER from the coding sequence ATGAAACGTGTAGGTCTGATCGGTTGGCGCGGTATGGTCGGTTCCGTGCTCATGCAGCGGATGCTGGAAGAGCAGGACTTCGATCTTATCGAGCCGGTGTTTTTCACCACTTCCAATGTCGGCGGCCAAGGCCCGGCGGTAGGCAAGGACATTGCCCCGCTCAAGGACGCTTACAGCATTGAAGAGTTGAAAACCCTCGACGTCATTCTGACCTGCCAGGGCGGCGACTACACCAGCGAGGTGTTCCCCAAGCTGCGTGAAGCCGGCTGGCAGGGCTACTGGATCGACGCCGCTTCCAGCCTGCGCATGCAGGATGACGCGGTCATCGTGCTGGACCCGGTCAACCGCAAGGTCATCGACCAGCAACTGGACGCCGGGACCAAGAACTACATCGGTGGCAACTGCACCGTCAGCCTGATGCTGATGGGCCTGGGCGGCCTGTTCGAAGCCGGCCTGGTGGAATGGATGAGCGCCATGACCTACCAGGCGGCCTCGGGCGCCGGTGCGCAGAACATGCGCGAGCTGATCAAGCAGATGGGCGCTACCCACGCCGCCGTGGCCGATGACCTGGCCAACCCGGCTAGCGCCATCCTGGACATCGACCGCAAGGTGGCCGAGGCCATGCGCAGCGAAGCCTACCCCACCGAAAACTTCGGTGTGCCGCTGGCTGGCAGCCTGATCCCGTGGATCGACAAGGAACTGCCCAACGGCCAGAGCCGCGAAGAGTGGAAGGCCCAGGCCGAGACCAACAAGATCCTGGGCCGCTTCAAGAGCCCTATCCCGGTCGACGGCATCTGCGTGCGCATCGGCGCCATGCGTTGCCACAGCCAGGCACTGACCATCAAGCTGAACAAGGACGTGCCGCTGGCCGACATCGAAGGCCTGATCAGCCAGCACAACCCCTGGGTCAAGCTGGTGCCGAACCAGCGTGAGATCAGCATGCAGGAGCTGAGCCCGACGAAAGTCACCGGCACCCTGAACATTCCGGTCGGCCGCCTGCGCAAGCTGAACATGGGCTCCCAGTACCTGGGCGCGTTCACCGTCGGTGACCAGCTGCTGTGGGGCGCGGCGGAGCCGCTGCGCCGCATGTTGCGGATTCTGCTGGAGCGGTGA
- a CDS encoding aspartate-semialdehyde dehydrogenase, with protein sequence MPQPFDIAVIGATGTVGETLVQVLEERDFPIKALHLLASIESAGASVPYRGKNVRVREVEQFDFSQARIVFFAASPAVTRSFAPRAAAAGCTVIDLSGDLAVPHVVPEANAQVLATLKAPVQVASPSSSAVALALVLAPLREQLGLVKVNVTVAMAVSALGREAVSELARQTAELLNARPLEPRVFDRQVAFNLLPQVGKVDAQGHGVLERRLVSELRELLGLPLLKISVTCVQAPVFFGDSLTVSVQTENPVDLVAVNSALDGAEGIERVEEGDYPTPVGDAVGQDVVYVGRVRGGVDDPCELNLWATLDNVRKGAALNAVQLAELLIKDLL encoded by the coding sequence ATGCCCCAGCCTTTCGACATCGCCGTCATCGGCGCCACCGGTACCGTCGGCGAAACCCTGGTCCAGGTGCTCGAGGAACGCGATTTCCCTATCAAGGCCCTGCACCTGCTGGCCAGCATCGAATCCGCCGGTGCCTCGGTGCCGTACCGCGGCAAGAACGTGCGGGTGCGTGAAGTGGAACAATTCGACTTCAGCCAGGCGCGCATCGTCTTCTTCGCGGCCAGCCCTGCCGTGACCCGTAGCTTCGCGCCCCGTGCCGCGGCTGCCGGCTGTACCGTCATCGACCTGTCCGGCGACCTGGCCGTGCCCCATGTGGTCCCCGAGGCTAATGCCCAGGTGCTGGCGACCCTCAAAGCCCCGGTGCAAGTGGCCAGCCCCAGCAGCAGTGCAGTGGCCCTGGCGCTGGTACTGGCGCCGTTGCGTGAACAGTTGGGCCTGGTGAAGGTCAATGTCACCGTGGCCATGGCCGTGTCGGCCCTGGGCCGCGAGGCCGTCAGCGAGCTGGCGCGCCAGACCGCGGAGTTGCTCAACGCACGTCCCCTGGAACCGCGCGTCTTCGACCGCCAGGTGGCCTTCAACCTGCTGCCCCAGGTGGGCAAGGTGGACGCGCAGGGCCATGGGGTGCTGGAACGACGCCTGGTCAGCGAACTGCGCGAGCTGCTTGGCCTCCCTTTGTTAAAGATTTCCGTGACTTGCGTTCAAGCTCCGGTGTTTTTTGGCGATAGCCTCACTGTGTCGGTGCAGACCGAAAATCCGGTAGACCTGGTGGCGGTGAACAGCGCGCTGGACGGTGCTGAAGGTATCGAGCGAGTAGAGGAGGGCGACTACCCGACGCCGGTAGGTGACGCAGTCGGCCAGGATGTGGTCTATGTTGGTCGCGTACGCGGTGGTGTCGATGACCCCTGCGAACTCAACCTTTGGGCTACGCTCGATAACGTGCGCAAGGGCGCCGCGCTGAACGCCGTGCAACTGGCGGAGTTGTTGATAAAAGACCTGCTGTAA